The genomic region GTGCGCAATACCTCGTTCTTTTCGTTAAAATAAATCAGGGTAGGATGGTAATTTGCCAGTTCCTTCTGATCGTACAGCGCATAGGCGCAAACGATGATCAGATCGCCCGGACAGGCCAGACGCGCGGCGGCTCCGTTGACGGAAAATACGCCCGACCCTTCTTCCGCACGGATTGCATAGGTGGTAAAACGCGCGCCGTTATTGATGTTGTAAATTTGTATCTGCTCGTATTCCCTGATTCCCGACAAATCGAGGATATTGCCATCGATAGCGCAAGATCCTTCATAACCCAGCTCGGAGCGGGTTACGGTGGCCCTGTGCAGTTTCGCTTTAAGCATCGTGGTTTGCATAAATAACGATATAAAAATAAGCAGTATAAAGGAACCTTATATTATCTCTCAATAACAAGAATCCGGCAACTTCCGGCCGGCCCGGCCGAAAACTTCGCTCACCGGTCGAACCGGACATTGTCGATCAGACGGGTTTTGCCCAACCTGGCCGCGGCCAATAGGACCAGTTCCAGGTCGTCTTTTCCGGCTTTCTCCAGATCGCTACGGCGGCAAATAGCAAAATAATCGGTATCGAATCCCGATTCCCGTAAAAAAGCCTGCGCCTGCCGTTCGATTTCGGCGTAATCCCGGCCCGCCAGCACCGCGTCTTTCGCATCGCACAAAGCCCGGTACAGTCTGGGCGCGATATGCCTTTCCTCATGGTTCAAATAGCCGTTCCTCGAGCTCATGGCCAACCCGTCGGCTTCCCGCACGGTTTCTACCGGAACGATATCCACAGGAATGTTCAAATCCCTGACCATGGTCCGGATCAACGTCAATTGCTGAAAATCTTTTTGACCGAAGAAAGCGCAATCCGGTTGCACGATATTGAATAATTTGCATACCACGGTGGCGACGCCGTCAAAATGCCCCGGCCGAAAGGCGCCGCAATATCTTTGGGACAAACCGGCGACAGTCACTCTCGTTTTGGCATCCGGCGCGTAAATTTCGGCCGCCGGAGGCAGAAACAGCAGATCGGCCTCGGCTTCGTTCAATTTGTTCCGGTCTTCGTCCTCGGTGCGGGGATAGCTTTCGTAGTCTTCGCCGGGGCCGAACTGGGTGGGATTGACGAAGATGCTGACCACGACCCGGTCGGCTATTTTTTTAGCCTCGGCGACCAACCGCAAATGCCCCGGGTGCAGGTTGCCCATGGTCGGCACAAAAGCGATCCTCTTTCCGCCGAATCGCCATTCGCGAACGGCCGCTCTGACTTCGGATACGGCATGAAGCGTTTGCATCGGCTCAGTAACTGTGTTCGGCTGCAGGAAAGCGGCCTTCTTTGACCGCCAGACGGTAGGCCCGAATCGCTTCCTCGACCCCGGCCGCGCCTTTCATGAAATTCATCGAAAACCGGGGCCGCCGGAGGATGCCGATATCCAGCATGTCGTACAACACCAGGACCTGGCCGTCACAGTCGGCGCCCGCGCCGATGCCGATGACCGGGATGGCAAGCTGTTTGCCGATTTCTCCGGCAAGATCCGCAGGAACGCATTCCAGCACCAGCAGAGCGGCGCCGGCTTCCTGCACCTGAAGGGCTTCGGTCAGGATTTTTTCGGCATCGGCCGGTTCCCTGCCCTGAACCCGATAGCCGCCGAGCTGGTTGATCGATTGCGGCAACAGCCCCAGATGGCCGCATACCGGGATGCCCTGATCGACCAGAAAACGGATGCAATCGGTTCGGGCTCCCTCCAGCTTGACCATTTGCGCGCCCGCCCGCATCAATTTGGCGGCGTTTTGGGCAGCAACGAGCGGTGTCGGATACGTCATGAACGGCAGGTCGGCAACGACAAAAGCCCGTCTTCGAGCCTTGCAGACCGCTCGGGTATGGTACGCCATGTCACGGATGGACACCTGGAGGGTGGCGTCGCTGCCCTGTATCACCATGCCCAACGAGTCGCCCACCAGCATCAGGTCGATGCCCGCCTGGTCGATGATCGCGCTAAAACTGGCGTCATAAGCGGTCAGGCAACTGATTTTTTCGCCCCGCTGCTTCATCGCCGACACGTCTCTGATCGTCAGCATTTTGACGGACTGATTCATTTATTCGATCCTTTTCAGTCCATCCAATGGACAATGTGCAATTAAATCAACAAGAGGGCCCTTGCCGGGAACCACCAGGGCGGGAGCAATTTCATACAACGGGTATAAAACGAAAGCTCTCTCGGCGAGACCTGGATGAGGTACCGTCAGATCGGCCTGGTCGATCTTTCGATCGCCATAAATCAGCAAATCCAGATCCAGCGTTCTTGCGCCCCAGCGCTCGCCCGTCCGAACCCGCCCCTGATCCTGCTCGATGCCCTGCAAGGCGCGCAGCAATTCCGTCGCACCCAGTTCGGTCGCAACCGCCATCACGGCATTGACGTAATCGGGTTGATCCTGGGGACCCATCGGCGGACTACGGTATAAGCCGGAAAAAGCCACCTCTTTTACTCCGGTCAGAGCGGCGCAGGCAGCCCGCGCGTTTCCGATTTGCGCCACGGGATCGGCCAGATTGCTGCCCAATCCGATAAAAGCAATGACCTCGCCCGCTGCCGAGAAATTCATATTCAACCCGATATCCATGAAATTTTGATTAAAAACGGAACTTCCGATTCCGGCCTTGAATCGGGATCTTTTACTCCTCTTTCTTTCCGGGCCCCGAGCGGGTCTTTTTGGAGTACATCCTTTTTCTTCCGGTCTTGCTTCTTCCCCCGCCCCGCGGCGGCTGCGTCATTTTTTTCTGCTCGTTTTCATCGGCCATCTGAAACCGCGTCCACCAATCCGCCATTTCGGCGTCCGCACCGCCCGTCTCGGCACGCAGCAGCATGAAATCGTAGGCCGCCCGAAAACGGGGATGCGACAATAAACGAGCGGGCTTGGCGCCGGTGCGCACGTTGAATTTGGACTGCAAGCCCCAGACTTCCCTCATGGCCAGACTGATGTGGCGAGGAAACGCCGTACTTTTGACTTGCCGGGAAAGAACCTCGCCGACCGCATTTTGAAACGCCATGTAATCGTCCTGGCCCTGGGCGCGATTGGCCGCCGTCCGCATCTGCACCGGCTCCCACAAAAAAGCCGCCAGCAAAAAATAAGCAGTCACGGTTTTACCCTCCCCGATCCGGTTGTCGGAATTTTCCAGGGCCTTCATCAGCAGCAGCTTGGGAAAGCCGTTTTCCTCGACCGACAGACTGCTCTCGGTTTCGGGAAACAAAACCCGAAACAATCCGTACTGCCTCAACATTTCGAAGGTCTGCAGGCCGTATCCGGACAAAAACAGCTTCAGCACTTCATCGTAGAGCCGGGCGGCCGGAATGCCGTACAGCCATTCCGCGCCCTTATGGATGGCCTTCTGGCAGCCGGGATCCAGATTGAACCCGAGTTTGACGGCAAACCGCACCGCTCTCAACATGCGCACCGGATCCTCCCGAAAGCGCGTTTCAGGATCGCCTATCAGCCTGAGAATACCAGCTTTATGATCGTTCATGCCGCCGGTATAATCGACCACCGAGAAATCCTTGATGTTGTAATAGAGCGCATTGACGGTGAAATCACGGCGCCAGACGTCCTCGTCGATCGTGCCGTACACGTTGTCCCGAAGAAGGCGTCCTTCCTTGTCCTGCATCTGCTCGTCGCTCTGCTCTTCTCCCGAGCCGCGAAAAGTGGCAACCTCGATTACTTCCCGGCCGAAATAGACGTGCGCCAGACGAAACCGCCGGCCGATCAATCGGCAGTTCCGGAAGATCTTTTTGATTTGTTCGGGGTCGGCATCGGTGACCACGTCGAAATCCTTGGGTTCCCGCCCCAGCAGCAGATCGCGCACGCAGCCGCCGACCAGGTACGCCTCGAATCCGGACTTCTGCAGGCGGTATAACACCTTCAGCGCATTTTCGCTGATCTGACTGCGGGAAATGCAATGTTCGGAGCGCGCATAAATCCTTGGCTCCAAGACTTCGGCTTCAGTCTCGTTTTCAGCCGATTTAAAAAGATTTTTAAAAAAGTTTAAAATGACCTTAATCCCCAGGTTGAATTCAAATAGCGTCAATCATAACATTCCGCGCATTTTAGCCCAAACGCCACGATTCTTTTACAATGAGTCGCGGTATATAGTAAAATTGATAACTGCATTTACACAAGTCATCCTGATCAAACAGACGTTCGATTAGACAACAGGATCAGGCGATTTTTTCATTACCTTCACGCCTTCACGCGTGCGAAACGAGATTGTTATGTACAAAAAGATTATCAACGGCTTTATCGACCACCCTCTCGTCACCAGCATTTTCGTTGTGGATTTTCTGATTCTGCTATTCCACCGCCCTCCTTTTCTTTTCTCCTTGCTGATGCTCGGCGGCCTTGCAGTCTGCTGTATGTATCTCGGTCAAAAAGTAGCCGCCTTTAAAGAATAATTGTCACGTCCGCATTCGAATAATCCCCTGAAATCAGGCGGCGTTCCGGATTCGGCGCCTGGTTTTCTTCGCCGGCTGGCGGCCATCGTTTACGACCTCTTTTTGTTACTTGCCCTGTTATTCGCCGCCACTCTGATCGTCCTGCCGTTGAACAACGGCGAGGCTTTCTCGTCAACCCAGTATTTTTATCCGCTTTATCTGCTGGCGGTCAGCTTTCTGTTTTATGCCTGGTTCTGGACTCACGGCGGCCAGACCTTGGGCATGCGCGCCTGGAAAATCAAAGTATTGACCTGCGACCGAAAACCCATCGGCTGGAGCCAAGCTTGCCTGCGCTTTGCCGCCGCGCTGCTTTCCGTGGCCGCCTGCGGGCTCGGTTTTGTCTGGATCCTGATCGACCCGCACCGGCGGGCCTGGCATGACCGCCTATCGGGCACCGCTCTATTTTTCGATGCCGGAAACCCTTCGGCCTGATTGCCCTCATGATATCATAGCCGCCCAGGCGCCGTTCAGACTCAGGACGACTTAGCCCGAACAGCTTGAAATTTTGCCGGGGAAAATCGGTCGAACTTTTGTATTTATCCCGATACCCGGCTTCGAGAGTTATTTATATCAGGACCCTTCCATGACGAACCCTTTACTAACCGATACCCCTTTGCCTTTATTTTCGCAAATCCGTCCGGAACACGTTGAACCCGCGATCGATCAACTTCTGGCCGAAGCTCGCGCCGTAGTCGAACAGCAGCTCAAGGCGACCGACCGGTACACCTGGAAGAATCTAATCGAACCGATAGAGAACATCGAAGACAAGCTCAACAAGGCCTGGTCGCCGGTCAGCCATATGAACTCGGTGGTCAACAGCGACGCGCTCCGGGCGGCTTACAACGCCTGTCTGCCGAAACTCAGCGAATACGCAACCGAAATGGGGCAGAACGAAGACTTGTTCAAAGCCTACCGGGCCATCGCCGCAAGCGACGAGTACCCTTCTCTGGATACGGCTCAAAAGAAAATCATTCAGAACGCGCTGCGGGATTTCAGATTGTCAGGCATCGATCTGGTCGTCGAAAAAAAGCGGCGCTTCAAGGAAATCAGCCAGGAATTGTCGAGCCTGGCCAGCCGGTTTGAAGAAAACGTCCTGGATGCCACCAATGCCTGGACAAAACTGCTTACCGACGAACTGGAACTGACCGGCCTGCCCGAATCGGCGCTGGCCCAGGCCCGGCAGACCGCCGAACAGAACGGCCTGGAAGGCTGGATGATCACGCTGCAATTCCCGTCGTACCATGCCGTCATGACCTATGCCGACAACCGGGAACTGCGCCGCGAGCATTACGAGGCCTACACGACCCGCGCTTCCGACCAGGGACCTCACGCGGGCCGCTGGGACAACAGCGAGATCATGGAAAAGATTCTGGCCTTGCGCCACGAAAAAGCCCGGCTCTTGGGTTACAACCATTACGCCGAACTGTCGCTGGCCACCAAAATGGCGGAAACGCCCGACGACGTCATGAGTTTTCTGGAAGATCTGGCCGACAAGTCCTGGCGGCAGGCGCGCCGCGACCTGGCCGAGCTCCGCGAATTCGCGCGGGTTCATTACGGTACCGCCGATTTGCAGCCCTGGGACATCGGTTATTACTCGGAAAAAATGCGCCAGCATGACTATCAATTATCGCAAGAAGAGGTAAAAGCCTATTTTCCGGTAACCAAGGTATTGCCCGGCCTGTTCGCGGTCGTCGAGAGATTGTACGGCCTGACCATCTCCGAAATTCACGACTTCGACGCCTGGCATCCCGACGTCCGGTTCTTCGAGATCACCGATCAAAACGGCGAATTGCGCGGCAAGTTCTACATCGACCTGTACGCGCGCCCGAAAAAACGCGGCGGCGCCTGGATGGACGATTGCGTCGGACGCAAGACCATCGACGGCGCCGTACAGACCCCGGTCGCCTATCTGACCTGCAACTTCACTCCGCCGATCGCCAGGGAAGGCGTGAGTGCGCCAACGGATCGGGAATCCGTGGCGTCGATCGCCAGGGAAGGCGTGAGTGCGCTAACGGGTCCGGAACCCGTGCCGACCGGCAGTGACCCGGCGCTTTTAACCCATGACGAGGTCACCACGCTGTTTCACGAATTCGGCCACGGCCTGCACCACATGCTGACCAAGGTCGATCATCTCGGCGTCTCCGGCATCAACGGCGTGGAATGGGACGCCGTGGAACTGCCCAGCCAGTTCATGGAAAACTGGTGCTGGGAAAAAGACGCGCTGGCGCTGATGTCGGGCCATTACCGCAGCGGCGAACCGCTGCCCGACGCTCTGTTCGACAAAATGACCGCGGCGAAAAACTTTCAGGCCGGCATGCAGATGGTCCGGCAACTGGAATTCAGCCTGTTCGATTTCCGCATCCACCGCGATTACGATCCCGACAAGGGCGGCCGCATCTACGAAATCCTGAACCAGGTCCGGGAGCAGGTCGCCGTCGTGCAGTCGCCCGCATTCAACCGCTTCGCGCACGGCTTTTCGCATATTTTCGCCGGCGGCTACGCGGCGGGCTACTACAGCTACAAATGGGCGGAAGTTCTGTCCAGCGACGCCTTTTCGCTGTTCGAGGAAAAAGGCATCTTCGATCCGGACACCGGCAGCGCGTTTCTGGCCAATATCCTGGAAAAAGGCGGCAGCGAAGAGGCCATGGACCTCTTCGTGAAATTCAGGGGACGCAAGCCGACCATCGACGCCTTGCTCAGACACAACGGCATCGCGGCATGAAATACAAGGATTTGCGCGACTTCATTGCCCAACTTGAAAAGCAGGGCGAACTGAAACGGATCTCGGTTCCGGTCGATCCGTATCTGGAAATGACCGAAATCTGCGACCGCACCTTAAAAAAGGGAGGCCCTGCCCTGCTGTTCGAACGCCCGAAGGGATACGGCATTCCGCTGCTGGGCAATCTGTTCGGCACGGCCCATCGGGTGGCGATGGGCATGGGCGCCGAATCGGTCGGCGAACTGCGCGGCATTGGAGAGCTGCTGGCCTACCTGAAAGAGCCCGAACCGCCCAAAGGCATGAAGGATGCCTTCGAGAAGTTTCCGGTATTCAAGCAGGTGTTGAACATGGCGCCGAAGCCGGTCAAGGATCCGCCCTGCCAGGAAGAAGTATTTCAAGGCGACGAGATCGATCTGGGCAATTACCCGATCCAGACCTGCTGGCCCGAGGATGCGGCGCCGTTGATCACCTGGCCGCTGGTCATTACTCGCGGCCCCTATAAAGAGCGGCAAAATCTCGGCATTTACCGGCAGCAGGTCATCGCCAAAAACAAGGTCATCATGCGCTGGCTGACACACCGCGGCGGCGCTCTGGATTTCAGGGAATGGCAACAAGCGCATCCGGGCACGCCGTTTCCGGTCGCCGTCGCGCTGGGCGCCGATCCGGCCACGATACTCGGCGCGGTCACGCCGGTGCCGGATTCCCTTTCCGAATACGCCTTTGCCGGTCTCTTGCGGGGCGGCAAGACCGAGGTCGCGGCTTGCCTGAGCAATACCACGCTACAGATTCCGGCCAGCGCCGAAATCGTGCTCGAAGGCTTTATCTATCCCGGAGAAACCGCGCCCGAAGGCCCATTCGGCGATCATACCGGCTATTACAACGAAGTCGACGAATTTCCGGTGTTCACGATCGAGAAAATCACCCAGCGTCATAACCCGATTTATCACAGCACCTACACCGGCCGTCCGCCCGACGAACCGGCGATTCTCGGCGTCGCGCTGAACGAAGTGTTCGTACCGATCCTGCAGAAACAGTTTCCGGAAATCGCCGATTTCTATCTGCCGCCGGAAGGCTGCTCGTACCGCATGGCCGTAATCAGCATGAAGAAACAGTATGCCGGCCATGCGAAACGGGTCATGTTCGGCACCTGGTCGTTCCTGCGCCAGTTCATGTACACCAAGTTCGTCATTGTCGTTGACGACGACGTCGACGTACGCAACTGGCAGGACGTGATCTGGGCGATCACGACCCGGATGGACCCGGCCCGCGATCTGACCGTCCTGGAAAACACCCCGATCGATTACCTCGACTTCGCCTCCCCGGTCTCCGGTCTGGGCTCCAAGGTCGGCTTCGACGCCACCAACAAATGGCCGGGGGAAACCAGCCGCGAATGGGGCAAGCCCATTGCAATGACCGAGGAAGTAATCAAAAAAGTGGACAGTTTGTGGGACAGCCTGTTTTGTTGATCCGGTCCGATGACGTTTTAATCCCGTTCCTGCGAGCTTGTGCCTTCGACTGAGGCCGGGGAAGCCTTTCCGGCTTCGCAAGTGGCGGGATGCATACCGCGTCTCCCAGGCGCCGGAGCAAGAAAGACCTGCCAGGTTTCGAAAATCTGGCAGGTCTTTCTTTCCGACCAGTCAAACTGTCATTTCGGCACGATCGAATCAGTCGCTTCAAAAGCGTGGCGGCTGCCCGAGACCAAGGCGATCTCCCGGCAGCCGTTGAAGTCATCCTCCGGAACATGGCTGGACGCTCCGGAATCACAACGGAAAAACGGGACGGGCCGGGTGCCCGTCAGGCCTGCTCGGTTAGAAGCGAGCCTGAAGCGGTATGAGACATGGCGCTGTTGCTGGCGGTGGCGTCGAGCTGTTTTAAAAAATCCACCAGACCTGTATCCGACGTTGAACCGCCCAGGGCGGTGACCAGATTGTTGAAATCCGTTTGCAGTGTGCTGTCGCCGCCGGCCCCATCACTCAGGGAAGCAATCAAGTCCTGAAGATTGGTTTTGACGTTGCTGTATCCGCTTTGCACCGGTGAAGACGTAGTGGAACCGCTTTCAGTACTGCTTTCTGTGCCGCTGTCGACGACGGTTTCGCCTTCGCCGGTAGTCGGAGTCGTCTGGATACCACCGCTTTGATTCAAGGCCTGATGCAAATCACGCAGGAACGCATGCAGTGCCTCGCGCACGTCTTCGGAATTGCCGGCAGACGAGGCGCCGTCGCCGGTGACGTCCTGTAAATTCAAGCCCAGACTGCTTAAAGACGCCATAACGTCCCGCACAAAGGCATGGCCGTCATTCGGGCGGCCGCGATGGGCTCGCTCGATGCGCGAACGGTCGTTCTCGCCATCGGAAACTCTGGGATCATGCGGCCGTATGCCGTTCAATATACGGGCCGGGTTCAATTTGGCAAACAAGCCAATGGCTGATGTATTCATATTTTCACCTTATGTTTAATTGGAGATTGAGGCATCAATTCATTAACAAGCCCGGATCGAAGCGATTCGGGCCGTATAACCGTTAAGCCGTCCCTGTCTAACCTGTATCGGCCCAAATTACTGAAAGTTTAGTAAAAATCCAAAAAATGCCAACACCGGGCCGTGCGCCCAATCAACCGGGACTCGGCTGCGTCTACGGAAAAACGCTTTTCTCTCCTTCGAAAAACCACTGGTTAGCCTTCGGTTCGAAGATTACAATAGCGCCCGATTGGATTTTCGATCAAACCGAAACATTCTCTTACCCAACCGGAATCATTAGATGAAGATAATCTCATGGAACGTCAACGGCATCCGCGCCGTTTTAGGCAAAGGTTTTGCCGAAACGGTGGCGCGGCTCGACGCCGACTGCATCCTGCTGCAGGAAACCAAGGCGCAGGTCGAGCAGATCGACCAGGCGCTGGCCGGCATCGACGGCTACCGCATTGCCTCCAATTGCGCCGAGCGCAAAGGCTACTCCGGAGTTACGTTGTTGACGCGCCGGGAGCCGCTCCATGTCACCTGCGGGATCGGCCTGAACGAGCACGACCAGGAAGGCCGCGTGCTGACCGCCGAGTTCGAAAGGTTCTTTCTGGTCGACGTCTACGTGCCGAACGCGGGAGAAGGACTGGCCAGGCTCGGCTACCGTCAAACCTGGGATATCGAATTTCTGGCGTATTTAAAGCAATTGCAAGGCCAAAAACCGGTGATCGCCTGCGGCGATTTCAATGTCGCACATAAGGAAATCGACATCGCCCGCCCGAAAGCGAACTACAACAAATCGGCCGGCTATACCCAGATCGAAATCGACGGTTTCAGCCGATTGGTCGGAAGCGGCCTGACCGACACCTTCCGCCATCTCCATCCCGATACCGTCGCCTACAGTTGGTGGAGTTTCCGCGCCAATGCCCGCGCCAACAATGTCGGCTGGCGCATCGATTACGTGCTGGTCAGCGAACCGCTGCTCGACAAGGTCAGGCAGGCCTTTATTCTGCCGGACATTACCGGTTCGGACCATTGCCCGGTCGGCATCGACATCGACCTGTAGACGGAACGTCCCATGAATGCATGTGCACAACGGATGAGAGAACACCGCGCGGCGCTGGCGGAATGCCGCCAATGTCCTGCGATGACGGGCCCGGTCGTCAGCGGCAGCCCGGTGCTGTCGCCCATCTTATTGATCGGCCAGGCTCCCGGCGACAAGGAAGGGCTCTTCGGCAAGCCTTTCGCCTGGACCGCGGGCAAGACCCTGTTCAAATGGTTCGAACGCATCGGTCTCGACGAACAGGCTTTTCGGCAGCGCGTCTACATGGCCGCCGTTTGCCGCTGTTTTCCGGGTAAAAACCCGAAAGGCGGGGACCGGGTACCGAGTCCGGGTGAAATCGGCAATTGCAGCGGATGGCTGAAGGCGGAAGTCGAACTGCTCAAACCCGAATTGATTCTTCCGGTGGGCAAACTGGCCATCGGCCAATTGCTTCCGGTAAAAAAACTGAACGAGGTCGTCGGCGGGCTGCATAAGGTCACTTTTCACGGTCATTGCACCGAAGCAATACCGCTGCCCCATCCGTCCGGAGCTTCGACCTGGCACCGCACCGAGCCCGGCCTGACGCTGCTGGAATCGGCCTTGACCACCTTGCAAAACCATTCGGCCTGGCAACGCGTTTGCGCTCTATGAGAGCGGTTATGAGGATATGGATTTCGAGGCTCAATACCGCGATAAAAAATGCCGGAATACAGTCTCTCCAATTGCTTACAAATGTAGGCGGGGCTTATTTTTTCGCCGCCATCGAAAAGGTATCGCAAGAGGCTATATCGCCGCTTTCCATTCCTTTCCGCAGCCAAAAAGCTCGTTGCTGCGATGAACCGTGAGTAAACGATTCCGGGCTCACGGATTGTCCGGCTCTGCGCAACAGGCGGTCGTCCCCGATCGCCGAGGCAGCGTTGAGACCTTCATCGACATCGCCGGGCTCCAGCATGCTGCGGTATTTGTCGGCGTGATGCGCCCACACCCCGGCAAAACAGTCCGCCTGCAATTCCAGCAGGACCGACAGCGCATTGGCTTGAGCCGAACCGCTGCGGACCTGCAAAGCATGCACTTTGCCCGATATGCCGAGAAGATTTTGCACGTGGTGGCCGACTTCGTGGCCGATGACGTAAGCCTGGGCAAAGTCGCCCGGCGCGCCCAGACGGTCCAGTTCGCGGAAAAAACCCAGATCCAGATAAACTTTTTGATCGCCCGGACAATAAAAAGGTCCGGTGGCGGACGACGTGAATCCACAGGCCGACGCCACCTGGTCCGTAAATAAAACCAGCTTCGGCTCGCGGTAATGCTCGCCCAGGCCCGGAAAGATCGCTCCCCAAGTATCTTCGGTATCCGCCAGAACGGCCGAGACGAATTGAGCGGCTTCATCGTCTTCGGGAGACGGAGGCGCTTCGGCCGTAAAGCTGGTTCTTCCTCCGCCCTGAGTCAACAAAGCCAGCAACTCCAGAGGATTTTCACCCAAGACAACGCCGATCAGCAAAACAATGGCCAGCGTTCCGACGCTCAGCTTCAGCCTGGGCCCGCCGAGACGTAGCTGGCGCCGATCTTCCACGTTATCGCTTCGTCTACCTTTTTTCCATAACATGCGCGCTACCTGCTGACATCGTCAGTCCAAACGAATAAACAAGCCTTTTCCGAAACCGGCGTCAATGAGTCGACTTTTCTCAAGGAATGCGCAAATGCTGGCCCGGAGAAATGCGGTCCGGATTGGACAAAACGTCGCGATTCGCATCG from Methylosarcina fibrata AML-C10 harbors:
- a CDS encoding uracil-DNA glycosylase family protein: MREHRAALAECRQCPAMTGPVVSGSPVLSPILLIGQAPGDKEGLFGKPFAWTAGKTLFKWFERIGLDEQAFRQRVYMAAVCRCFPGKNPKGGDRVPSPGEIGNCSGWLKAEVELLKPELILPVGKLAIGQLLPVKKLNEVVGGLHKVTFHGHCTEAIPLPHPSGASTWHRTEPGLTLLESALTTLQNHSAWQRVCAL
- the ypfJ gene encoding KPN_02809 family neutral zinc metallopeptidase, with product MLWKKGRRSDNVEDRRQLRLGGPRLKLSVGTLAIVLLIGVVLGENPLELLALLTQGGGRTSFTAEAPPSPEDDEAAQFVSAVLADTEDTWGAIFPGLGEHYREPKLVLFTDQVASACGFTSSATGPFYCPGDQKVYLDLGFFRELDRLGAPGDFAQAYVIGHEVGHHVQNLLGISGKVHALQVRSGSAQANALSVLLELQADCFAGVWAHHADKYRSMLEPGDVDEGLNAASAIGDDRLLRRAGQSVSPESFTHGSSQQRAFWLRKGMESGDIASCDTFSMAAKK